A stretch of Coccidioides posadasii str. Silveira chromosome 2, complete sequence DNA encodes these proteins:
- a CDS encoding uncharacterized protein (CAZy:GH55~SECRETED:SignalP(1-27)~antiSMASH:Cluster_2.3~EggNog:ENOG410PK13~COG:G~BUSCO:1489at33183): MARKFETAFFALQFLLLFLSSIPFSNAAPTPQPQPSTQAADYWLASIKRQGKAAFNTDGNYQIFRNVKEFGAKGDGSTDDTEAINKAISTGNRCGLGCDSSTVTPALVYFPPGTYVVSKPIIQYYYTQLVGDAVNLPVIKAASNFAGIALIDADPYTDEGNNWYTNQNNFFRQIRNFVIDLTGLDRGTGAGIHWQVAQATSLQNIRFEMVRGGGDANKQIGIFMDNGSGGFMTDLIFNGGNYGAFLGNQQFTTRNLTFNECNTAIFMNWNWAWTFKSVTINNCGVGLNMSNGITNQTVGSVLILDSKVSKTPKGVVTAFDSGVPATGGTLILDNVEFSESSVAVSGVTGETILDGNSVVKHWVQGHAYLPGSTSDASKLKRFAPESEPEPADRVKVVTVYDCPTPLPAATDSGPVELPPQAPSTAAPSDTVAPPGQSPSSPRQPESSEVSPSQTTVSSPPAPTPSQSETERPSGTCASTPVARTRVQSQVPGPSKPAVLLDGSGKVFERAKPQYENVPASSFISVKSAGAKGDGKTDDTEAIQRVLDSAKPDQIVYFDHGAYLITNTVKVPKNIKITGEIWPLLMATGPAFSDEKNPIPMLQVGQPGDKGVVEISDLMLETKGPAPGCILVEWNIHEETQGSVGMWDVHLRVGGSAGTELQSDRCAKTPNSTTTPDPECVGAFMLVHLTESASAYFENTWFWVSDHELDRSDHGQINIYNGRGVLIESQGPVWMYGTASEHNTLYNYQVHNAKNVYMALIQTETPYFQSNPDALVPFAPNAKFNDPTFGDCTTAACKKAWGLRVIQSSDVFLYGGGLYSFFENYGQECLQTESCQLNMIEVECSQVYLYAISTKASTNMITSGGKGLVLQKDNRNNFCSTVAFFHQGL; the protein is encoded by the exons aTGGCTAGAAAATTCGAAACAGCCTTCTTCGCTTTACAGTTTCTCCTTCTGTTCCTCTCTTCAATTCCCTTCTCCAATGCCGCGCCTACGCCTCAACCCCAACCTTCGACCCAAGCGGCCGACTACTGGCTGGCGTCAATAAAGCGACAGGGCAAAGCGGCCTTTAATACTGATGGTAATTATCAAATTTTTCGAAACGTGAAGGAGTTTGGTGCAAAAG GTGATGGCTCAACCGATGACACTGAGGCCATCAACAAGGCCATCTCTACCGGAAACCGATGCGGCTTGGGTTGCGACTCGTCCACTGTCACCCCTGCTCTTGTTTACTTCCCTCCAGGCACATACGTTGTTTCAAAACCCATTATCCAGTACTACTACACCCAGTTGGTTGGCGATGCCGTCAACCTCCCGGTGATCAAGGCGGCGTCGAACTTTGCCGGCATCGCGTTGATCGATGCTGACCCATATACCGACGAAGGCAACAACTGGTACACGAACCAGAACAACTTCTTCCGCCAAATCCGTAACTTTGTTATCGATTTGACCGGTTTGGACAGGGGCACGGGAGCAGGTATTCATTGGCAAGTGGCCCAGGCGACTAGTTTGCAGAACATTCGATTTGAAATGGTTCGCGGAGGTGGTGATGCGAACAAACAAATAGGTATTTTCATGGACAATGGCTCTGGTGGTTTCATGACCGACTTAATCTTCAATGGTGGGAACTACGGCGCTTTCCTGGGCAATCAGCAGTTTACTACCAGGAACCTGACCTTCAATGAATGCAATACCGCGATCTTTATGAACTGGAACTGGGCATGGACCTTCAAGTCCGTCACCATTAACAATTGTGGCGTAGGCCTGAACATGTCCAACGGCATTACCAACCAGACTGTCGGCTCCGTTTTGATTCTGGACAGCAAGGTGAGCAAAACACCCAAGGGCGTCGTCACCGCATTCGACAGTGGTGTACCAGCGACCGGTGGGACGTTAATACTGGATAACGTTGAGTTTTCCGAATCCAGCGTCGCCGTATCTGGGGTGACTGGAGAAACGATCCTCGATGGAAATTCTGTTGTAAAACACTGGGTTCAGGGCCATGCTTACCTTCCTGGGTCCACCTCTGATGCTTCCAAATTGAAGAGGTTTGCTCCCGAGAGCGAACCAGAACCAGCGGATCGCGTGAAGGTCGTTACAGTTTACGACTGTCCCACTCCACTGCCGGCTGCTACTGATTCTGGTCCTGTGGAACTCCCTCCACAAGCTCCATCCACAGCTGCTCCGTCCGACACCGTTGCTCCGCCAGGACAGAGCCCAAGTTCTCCGCGTCAGCCAGAGTCCTCTGAAGTCTCGCCGTCACAGACGACCGTCTCCTCACCGCCAGCCCCCACGCCCTCGCAGtctgagactgagagacCTTCCGGAACTTGCGCCAGCACACCAGTTGCGAGGACCCGAGTCCAATCACAGGTGCCAGGGCCCTCCAAGCCCGCTGTTCTCCTGGACGGGTCCGGCAAGGTTTTTGAACGCGCGAAACCACAGTACGAGAACGTTCCGGCATCCTCTTTTATCAGCGTCAAATCAGCAGGTGCCAAAGGTGATGGCAAGACTGATGACACAGAAGCTATCCAAAGAGTTTTGGACAGCGCAAAGCCAGATCAAATTGTTTACTTTGATCACGGTGCCTATCTGATCACTAATACGGTCAAAGTTCCAAAGAACATCAAGATCACCGGTGAGATCTGGCCGTTATTGATGGCCACCGGACCTGCTTTCTCCGATGAAAAGAACCCCATTCCCATGCTTCAGGTCGGCCAGCCAGGCGATAAAGGCGTTGTCGAAATCTCCGACTTGATGCTTGAGACCAAAGGTCCGGCTCCTGGTTGCATTCTGGTTGAATGGAATATCCATGAAGAGACACAAGGATCGGTTGGAATGTGGGATGTCCATCTTAGAGTCGGTGGTTCCGCAGGCACCGAGCTGCAGAGTGACCGCTGCGCCAAGACACCAAATTCCACCACCACGCCTGACCCTGAATGCGTCGGTGCCTTCATGCTGGTCCATCTTACCGAGTCAGCCTCTGCGTACTTTGAGAATACCTGGTTCTGGGTTTCGGACCATGAGCTGGATCGGTCTGACCACGGACAAATCAACATCTATAACGGCAGAGGTGTTCTCATCGAGAGTCAAGGCCCAGTATGGATGTATGGGACGGCTTCTGAGCACAACACCCTTTACAACTACCAGGTTCATAATGCCAAGAATGTCTACATGGCTCTGATCCAGACAGAAACACC ATATTTCCAATCCAACCCGGATGCCCTAGTCCCGTTTGCGCCAAATGCGAAATTTAACGACCCAACCTTTGGCGACTGCACAACCGCGGCCTGCAAGAAAGCATGGGGCCTCCGTGTCATTCAGTCAAGCGACGTCTTCCTTTACGGAGGCGGCTTGTACAGTTTCTTCGAGAACTACGGCCAGGAATGTCTCCAAACGGAATCCTGCCAGCTTAACATGATCGAGGTCGAGTGTTCTCAGGTCTACCTGTACGCAATCAGCACAAAAGCGAGTACGAACATGATCACATCTGGCGGCAAGGGTCTGGTGTTGCAGAAGGACAACCGAAACAACTTCTGCTCCACCGTTGCGTTTTTCCACCAGGGACTATAG